The Bacteroidales bacterium genome includes the window CTATAACAGATTGATTTTATTTTTATGAAAAGAGGTAAACTAATTATATTTTCTGCTCCTTCAGGCTCAGGAAAATCTACTATAATAAACTATTTATTGGAATGCAATTTAGACTTGGCATTCTCAATTTCTGCTACTTCTCGCCTACCTCGTGGTAGTGAAAAGAATGGTGTTGAATACTATTTTTTGACTCCCGATGAGTTTAGAACAAAAATTGCAAACGGAGACTTTATTGAGTACGAAGAGGTATACAAAGATAACTTTTATGGTACTCTTAAAAGCGAAGTTGAACGAATTAGAGAGGAGGGCAAAAATGTTGTTTTTGATGTTGATGTTGTTGGAGGAGTTAATATTAAATCCATTTTTGGGGATGAAGCCCTTTCAATGTTTATAATGCCTCCAAGTGTTGAGGAACTTAGAAAAAGACTTATTGGCAGAAACACTGACTCAATAGAGACAATTGAGAAGCGTTTGGACAAGGCTGAGTATGAGATGAGTTTTGCAGAGAAGTTTGACAAGATTGTCATCAACGATGATTTGGAGAGCGCTAAAAGCGAAGCACTAAGTATAATTAAAGAGTTTATTGAAAAGTAACAGAAATGGAGATTGGTTTCTTTGGTGGCTCGTTTAATCCTATCCATATAGGCCATTTGGTTATTGCTGAATATATTTGTAATAACACAAACATTGACGAATTGTGGATTAGTGTTACGCCTAAAAATCCTTTGAAAGCAGACTCCGACCTATTGGATGAAAAACACCGTATTGAGATGGTGGAGCGCGCAATAGAGCATTTTGACAAGATTAAATATTGCGACATTGAATTGTCATTACCTATCCCCTCTTACACCGCCAATACTTTAAGAGAGTTATGCAAGTGTTATCCGGAACATAACTTTTCGTTGATTATTGGGGCAGATAATTGGGTTATTTTTAATAAATGGAGAGAGTATGACTTTATTCTCGAAAATTTTAAAATTATAATTTATCCGCGACCGGGATATGATATTGACAAAGATAGTCTGCCAAATGGGGTTACTCTATGTAATACTCCTGAGATAGGTATCTCTTCAACAATGATAAGAGATAGTTTTAAGTGCGGGAAGCCTATGTTATCGTACACAACTAAGGAGGTTAGTGATTATATTGTTGAGAAGAATTTATTTATTTGATATTGTAGCAATATGGATGAATATGTTTATGGCAAAAACAGTGTAGAATTTGTTACTGTTTGCGTTGAATATTGTGCCTTAGTTGAGGGTGCAAACCAAAATGAGAGAGTTGATTTTATTAATAAGGCTTCAAAGATTTTACCTTTACTATATATTAAAGCTTCTCTTATTACTCCCGAAGAGTGTTTTGTTGATTACCCCGAACGCTTTGTCAGCGAAGATATGTATAATGGTGTCAGAGGTGGTATTGAACAGTTACTCGGGCATAACGATACATACTTAGAGGTATTTATGGAGGGTATGCAATATAGTGATACCCCTATTACCGCATTTATCTCGGAAGATTTAGCTGACATTTGGCAACCTATCAGAGACTTCCTAGAGATATATCGTTTGGGTAATGAGGATAACTCAAGGGTTGCACTAAGCGATTGTTTAGAGGCTTTTAGAGAGTACTGGGGGCAAAAATTGGTTAATGTACTACGCCCTTTACACTTACTACTATATAACTCTAATGAGGATATGGATAGTGAAGAGTTTGGTATGGACTACAATAACGATGAGTACGATAATGAGTATTGATAGCAACAATATTAAAGCGTCAACCACCGAAGAGGAAGAGAATCTTATTTTCATTTCAAAAGAGGATGTTGCTCTCTTTGATAAAGAGTTTTTTGAGGGGAGAATAATTGTTATTCAATCAAACGAAGAGGCAAAAAAGGCTATCGCATATCTTTCGGATTTCAATGTTGTTGGTATTGATACTGAAAGCAAACCCTCTTTTAAGAAAGGGAAAAGAAATAAAATATCTTTACTTCAGGTATCTACAAACGATACATGCTTTTTATTCAGACTAAAAAACATTGGCTTTACGCCTGAGATTGTTGCTTTCTTTGAGAATGAAAATATCACTAAAGTGGGGTTGTCGCTCAAAGATGATTTTATGATGCTTAAGAATATAGCAAACTTTACTCCAAAAGGATTTATTGATATACAAACTATTATATGCAATTATGGAATTGGAGAGAAGAGTTTACAAAAGATATATGCAATATTGTTTGGTAA containing:
- the gmk gene encoding guanylate kinase; translated protein: MKRGKLIIFSAPSGSGKSTIINYLLECNLDLAFSISATSRLPRGSEKNGVEYYFLTPDEFRTKIANGDFIEYEEVYKDNFYGTLKSEVERIREEGKNVVFDVDVVGGVNIKSIFGDEALSMFIMPPSVEELRKRLIGRNTDSIETIEKRLDKAEYEMSFAEKFDKIVINDDLESAKSEALSIIKEFIEK
- a CDS encoding nicotinate-nucleotide adenylyltransferase yields the protein MEIGFFGGSFNPIHIGHLVIAEYICNNTNIDELWISVTPKNPLKADSDLLDEKHRIEMVERAIEHFDKIKYCDIELSLPIPSYTANTLRELCKCYPEHNFSLIIGADNWVIFNKWREYDFILENFKIIIYPRPGYDIDKDSLPNGVTLCNTPEIGISSTMIRDSFKCGKPMLSYTTKEVSDYIVEKNLFI
- a CDS encoding DUF5063 domain-containing protein, giving the protein MDEYVYGKNSVEFVTVCVEYCALVEGANQNERVDFINKASKILPLLYIKASLITPEECFVDYPERFVSEDMYNGVRGGIEQLLGHNDTYLEVFMEGMQYSDTPITAFISEDLADIWQPIRDFLEIYRLGNEDNSRVALSDCLEAFREYWGQKLVNVLRPLHLLLYNSNEDMDSEEFGMDYNNDEYDNEY
- a CDS encoding 3'-5' exonuclease domain-containing protein 2, giving the protein MSIDSNNIKASTTEEEENLIFISKEDVALFDKEFFEGRIIVIQSNEEAKKAIAYLSDFNVVGIDTESKPSFKKGKRNKISLLQVSTNDTCFLFRLKNIGFTPEIVAFFENENITKVGLSLKDDFMMLKNIANFTPKGFIDIQTIICNYGIGEKSLQKIYAILFGKKISKTQRLSNWEADVLTDAQKRYAATDAWATLRIYEKLQNM